The Candidatus Omnitrophota bacterium genome window below encodes:
- a CDS encoding ABC transporter ATP-binding protein: MEQKKIAISVRDLHRSFNNRKVLNGVNLDIYEGEIFVIMGGSGCGKSTLLRHMIGALTPDMGKVFFGGRDLTTLTSAEKEKIQRKFGMSFQSSALLDSLSVEDNVSLPLKEHTKLDPHIISIVVRMKLGLVGLRGFEHLMPSMLSGGMRKRVGLARAISMDPEIVFYDEPTAGLDPIVSAVIDKLIVDLSKKLLITSVVVTHDMNSVFRIADRIAMLHAGQVLEIGTPDEIRNSKNKMVQQFIKGETEGPVNFIDKGDGLLEDLIKE; the protein is encoded by the coding sequence ATGGAACAGAAAAAGATCGCTATTTCCGTTAGGGATTTGCACCGATCGTTTAATAACCGCAAGGTTTTAAACGGAGTGAATCTTGATATCTACGAAGGCGAGATCTTTGTCATCATGGGCGGTTCGGGATGTGGGAAAAGCACTCTGTTGCGCCATATGATCGGAGCGTTAACGCCCGACATGGGAAAAGTTTTCTTTGGGGGTCGGGACCTGACAACGCTGACATCCGCCGAGAAAGAAAAGATCCAGAGAAAATTCGGGATGTCTTTTCAATCGTCGGCATTACTTGATTCTCTTAGCGTTGAAGATAATGTCAGCTTGCCTTTAAAAGAACATACAAAGCTTGATCCGCATATCATTAGCATTGTTGTGCGGATGAAATTAGGATTGGTGGGCTTGCGCGGCTTTGAACATTTGATGCCCAGCATGCTTTCGGGCGGGATGAGAAAACGTGTTGGTTTGGCCCGGGCGATCTCTATGGATCCGGAGATCGTTTTTTACGATGAGCCTACCGCCGGCCTTGACCCGATCGTCTCGGCGGTGATCGACAAGCTTATCGTTGATCTCAGTAAAAAACTTTTGATCACTTCGGTGGTCGTTACTCATGATATGAACAGTGTTTTTCGCATCGCGGACCGCATTGCCATGCTTCATGCCGGACAGGTTTTGGAGATCGGCACGCCCGATGAAATAAGAAATTCAAAAAATAAAATGGTTCAGCAATTTATCAAAGGCGAAACCGAGGGCCCGGTCAATTTTATCGACAAAGGCGATGGGCTTCTCGAGGATTTGATCAAGGAATAA
- a CDS encoding CBS domain-containing protein: protein MLKETGFAITISSGVVVAEETDTALSVANLMRDHNIGAVVILKNEKIVGIVSERDIVRKVVCKQLSAKTIKIKQIMTSEVVTADIKDGLNKIHEIMCQSPFRHLPIVKSGKLIGIVSSRNLISSLAPKNFSKK, encoded by the coding sequence ATGCTAAAGGAAACCGGATTTGCCATTACGATATCAAGCGGGGTTGTTGTTGCCGAAGAAACAGATACGGCGTTAAGCGTCGCGAATCTTATGCGCGACCACAATATCGGAGCCGTTGTCATTTTAAAGAATGAAAAGATCGTCGGCATTGTCAGCGAAAGAGATATTGTGCGTAAGGTTGTTTGTAAGCAATTATCGGCAAAGACGATCAAGATCAAGCAGATCATGACATCGGAAGTTGTGACGGCCGACATCAAAGACGGCCTTAACAAGATCCATGAGATCATGTGCCAATCTCCTTTTCGGCATCTCCCGATCGTTAAAAGCGGAAAACTGATCGGCATTGTTTCAAGCCGTAATCTCATTTCTTCACTAGCGCCAAAAAATTTTTCAAAAAAGTAA
- a CDS encoding STAS domain-containing protein, translating to MKITQTENNDFVVVAIDGEIDLDSSPQMRKIFQELMDKGKSRIVIDFEKVSYIDSSGLATLIEMMQRLKKIQGQLSLVQMSDKIRSLFEITKLDKLFSIHRTQAEAFKAI from the coding sequence ATGAAAATTACTCAAACAGAAAATAATGATTTCGTCGTTGTTGCTATCGACGGAGAAATTGATCTGGATTCCTCTCCGCAGATGCGCAAGATCTTTCAGGAACTTATGGATAAAGGCAAATCCAGGATCGTTATTGATTTTGAGAAAGTTTCTTATATCGATAGTTCCGGTTTGGCAACCCTTATTGAGATGATGCAAAGGCTCAAGAAGATCCAGGGGCAGTTAAGCTTGGTGCAAATGTCTGATAAGATTCGCAGTCTTTTCGAAATTACAAAATTAGATAAACTATTCTCTATCCACCGAACACAGGCAGAGGCTTTTAAAGCCATATAG
- a CDS encoding permease codes for MSFLSQFVTIYFAYLQELWLALFLGFFLSGLCYEFIPTKMVERYLGRKGLVPILSSSILGAVLPICCFGSLPVAVTLKRKGAKLGPVLAFLITTPATSVPALIISWKLLGPIFTVYIFCAVIVMGFVMGLVGNMLRFNASATELLQADPCCANDLKKEPLKTVKKKIRDALTYGFITLPQAIGLSLLLGIAVASLIAMIPQAQQLLHQYLTGIQGYCISLAAGFLTYACSTGSVPLADALLKSGVTPGSVMIYLIAGPITSYGMIFTVKKEFGLKVLSVYVLGILLLSLSAGMGYNFLVTGDLF; via the coding sequence ATGTCGTTTTTATCTCAATTCGTTACGATCTATTTTGCGTATCTTCAGGAATTATGGCTGGCCCTTTTTCTTGGGTTTTTCTTGAGCGGGCTTTGCTATGAGTTTATTCCTACAAAGATGGTTGAACGCTATTTAGGAAGAAAGGGCTTGGTTCCAATTCTTTCTTCATCGATCTTGGGGGCGGTGCTGCCGATCTGTTGTTTCGGATCTCTGCCGGTGGCGGTAACGTTAAAAAGGAAAGGCGCTAAGCTGGGCCCTGTTTTAGCATTTTTGATCACGACTCCCGCTACTTCTGTTCCGGCGCTGATCATAAGCTGGAAACTACTAGGCCCGATATTTACGGTCTATATTTTTTGCGCTGTTATTGTTATGGGGTTTGTGATGGGACTTGTCGGAAATATGCTAAGATTCAACGCGAGCGCTACAGAATTACTGCAGGCTGATCCTTGCTGCGCAAATGATCTCAAGAAAGAACCGCTTAAAACGGTTAAGAAAAAAATACGCGACGCCCTAACTTATGGATTTATCACATTGCCTCAGGCGATCGGGCTTTCCTTGTTGCTTGGAATTGCCGTAGCGAGCTTAATCGCGATGATCCCCCAGGCTCAACAGCTTCTCCATCAATATTTGACTGGGATCCAAGGCTATTGCATCAGCCTAGCGGCGGGATTTTTGACTTATGCCTGCTCGACGGGAAGCGTTCCTTTGGCTGATGCTTTACTGAAGAGCGGTGTTACGCCCGGATCGGTCATGATTTACTTGATCGCCGGGCCCATTACCAGCTACGGAATGATTTTTACGGTTAAAAAAGAATTTGGACTTAAAGTTTTAAGCGTGTATGTTCTAGGAATTTTACTCCTCTCTTTGTCGGCCGGTATGGGATATAATTTTTTGGTGACCGGAGATTTATTTTAA
- a CDS encoding CBS domain-containing protein — protein MTKKRSPKVKVNFQKILAQDLMSEVVVNVTQDTLVKEVAHLMLRDRISGLPVVDRKKNIVGMLTISDLLRVIDESSKKEETDFYEQVFQFRERKVKEIMSTKVITVSPHTTLDVILHIMLKKKIHGFPVVKSGKLIGIIGRHDILNAVFTFY, from the coding sequence ATGACAAAAAAACGATCGCCGAAGGTTAAAGTTAATTTCCAGAAAATTCTCGCCCAAGACCTCATGTCCGAAGTTGTTGTCAATGTCACCCAAGATACTTTAGTGAAAGAAGTTGCTCATCTTATGCTACGTGACCGTATCAGCGGCCTTCCGGTCGTTGACCGAAAAAAGAATATTGTTGGGATGTTGACGATCAGTGATCTGTTGCGTGTTATTGATGAATCGTCCAAAAAAGAAGAAACAGATTTTTATGAACAGGTTTTTCAATTTCGCGAACGAAAAGTAAAAGAGATCATGTCAACGAAAGTGATCACTGTTTCTCCGCATACAACTTTAGATGTTATTCTCCATATTATGCTTAAAAAAAAGATCCACGGATTTCCGGTCGTAAAATCAGGGAAATTGATCGGCATTATCGGCCGGCATGATATTTTAAACGCGGTATTTACGTTTTATTAA
- a CDS encoding MlaD family protein: protein MKITNEMKIGIMVTIVAGMLLVLTFQVGSFSFTKKGYEGKIYFNNIDGVELNAPVRLNGLEIGLIKDIKLVYDSETKMELTVWLDEKAKLREGAQAYIKIMGMLGEKYVELTAGEKETSFLQPGFVIVGVEPVNFERLLAKGDSIATSLDGIAKNLNERLTVNRQALDDIVANLNLASKNLEELSGDLKVNPWKLLYKPKEKK, encoded by the coding sequence ATGAAGATAACAAATGAAATGAAAATCGGGATCATGGTGACCATCGTGGCGGGGATGCTGCTCGTTTTAACATTTCAAGTGGGCAGTTTTAGTTTTACAAAAAAAGGCTATGAGGGAAAGATCTACTTTAATAACATCGATGGGGTGGAATTAAACGCTCCGGTGCGTCTTAACGGCCTGGAGATCGGCCTTATCAAAGACATCAAATTAGTTTATGACAGCGAAACAAAAATGGAACTTACCGTTTGGTTGGATGAAAAAGCCAAGCTAAGGGAAGGGGCGCAAGCCTATATCAAGATCATGGGCATGTTAGGCGAAAAGTATGTTGAGTTAACGGCCGGTGAAAAAGAAACTTCGTTTTTGCAGCCCGGTTTTGTTATCGTTGGGGTTGAGCCGGTTAATTTTGAACGCCTGTTGGCTAAAGGGGATTCGATCGCGACATCTCTCGATGGGATCGCGAAAAACTTAAACGAACGGCTAACCGTTAACCGTCAGGCCCTAGATGATATTGTGGCCAATCTCAATCTGGCAAGTAAAAACCTCGAAGAATTAAGCGGCGATCTAAAAGTAAATCCTTGGAAGCTTTTATACAAGCCAAAGGAAAAGAAATAA
- a CDS encoding hemolysin family protein, translating to MISLSFLIIGVLLASSICSMAEAAILSLPLVRARILSEEKRRNSKTVLYLKEHINTVVASIVVVNNAINIIGAFFIGQKVSELFGNEWLGLASAVMTLGIIVFGEVIPKTIGERYKAPVSLLFARPLWLLVWILGPFVKFLVRLAGPVVKGSRLPKVTEEEIKHMLELGRDSGTVEMDEEVLCKRVFKLNDLQAFQMMKPIDQIFALPGDKTLSEMKETILNAPFSRIAVYDKDPLNIVGMVYLSILLKHIAKGDDQIMIKEFMTKPIVVHHLTKADALLAKFIAYNQHLFIVQNDAKKDLGLLTMEDVLEELFGEIYDEKDIKHKARRGIK from the coding sequence ATGATTTCTTTATCTTTCCTTATTATTGGTGTACTTTTAGCTTCGTCGATCTGCTCCATGGCGGAGGCGGCTATCCTTAGCTTGCCTTTGGTGCGCGCGAGAATTCTTTCCGAAGAAAAGCGTAGAAATTCCAAAACAGTCCTCTATTTAAAAGAACATATCAATACAGTTGTTGCCTCGATTGTTGTTGTCAATAACGCGATCAATATTATTGGCGCGTTTTTCATCGGGCAAAAGGTGAGTGAGTTATTTGGCAATGAGTGGCTTGGGCTTGCTTCTGCTGTCATGACGCTGGGGATCATTGTTTTTGGGGAAGTTATCCCTAAGACGATCGGAGAACGGTACAAAGCGCCGGTTTCTTTATTATTTGCTAGGCCTTTGTGGCTTTTAGTCTGGATATTGGGTCCGTTTGTTAAATTTCTCGTGCGACTAGCCGGTCCGGTCGTTAAGGGGAGCCGATTACCGAAGGTCACTGAAGAGGAAATCAAGCATATGCTGGAGCTGGGAAGAGATTCCGGAACTGTTGAAATGGACGAAGAAGTGCTTTGCAAAAGAGTCTTCAAGCTGAATGACTTGCAGGCTTTCCAAATGATGAAACCGATCGACCAAATTTTTGCTTTACCCGGTGATAAAACCCTAAGCGAAATGAAAGAAACTATTCTCAATGCTCCTTTTAGCCGCATTGCCGTTTACGACAAAGACCCTTTGAATATTGTTGGTATGGTTTATTTAAGCATTCTCTTAAAACATATTGCCAAGGGCGATGACCAGATCATGATCAAAGAATTTATGACCAAGCCTATCGTTGTTCATCACCTAACAAAGGCTGACGCGCTTTTAGCGAAATTTATCGCCTACAATCAACATCTTTTCATTGTGCAAAACGACGCCAAAAAAGACCTCGGCCTTTTAACCATGGAAGATGTTTTGGAAGAGCTTTTCGGCGAGATTTACGATGAAAAAGATATCAAGCATAAAGCCAGAAGGGGAATCAAATAA
- a CDS encoding EAL domain-containing protein yields the protein MTDRKRVLVVDDERNVAEMMSMMLETRGYEVNIAGSGQEAMEKASTKPDLILLDLILPDIEGFEVCRRLREEKSTRNIPIIMISVKYLFEDKIEGLYLGADDYLTKPFDHEELFARIEAVLRRALIFDEGSDYRDSVIFEAKKIIKEGLITPFYQPIFFLQPFQLFGFEALSRPPSKSVLANPELLFKVALRFGLYCDLELLSWRKAIESRPESVAGKKLFLNCNPYLVESPKFFKIKSIFEENNISAKDTVLEITERSAIHDFDSFYERLRFYRDYGFSIAIDDVGCGFASLESIVQTKPNILKIDRRLVENLDQDAIKRSLIKFVVSFCKENNIISLAEGIERKSDLDVLIDLGVDAGQGYLLCRPMPEININEIYKDIYVRLGLSV from the coding sequence ATGACTGACAGAAAAAGAGTCTTGGTTGTTGATGATGAGCGCAATGTAGCCGAGATGATGTCCATGATGCTTGAAACCCGCGGCTATGAGGTCAACATTGCCGGTTCCGGGCAAGAGGCTATGGAGAAGGCCAGCACGAAGCCTGATCTCATTTTGCTTGATCTCATCCTTCCTGATATTGAAGGTTTTGAAGTTTGTCGCAGGCTCCGCGAAGAAAAATCAACCCGCAATATCCCCATCATTATGATCAGCGTCAAATACCTATTCGAAGATAAAATCGAAGGGCTTTATTTGGGAGCTGATGATTACCTGACAAAACCGTTTGATCACGAAGAGCTCTTTGCCCGCATTGAAGCTGTTTTAAGGCGGGCTCTTATTTTTGATGAAGGATCGGATTATCGTGACTCGGTGATCTTCGAAGCAAAAAAGATCATCAAGGAGGGCTTGATCACGCCGTTCTACCAGCCGATATTTTTCCTACAGCCATTTCAGCTTTTTGGGTTTGAAGCCCTGAGCCGCCCCCCGAGCAAAAGTGTTTTAGCAAATCCCGAATTACTTTTTAAAGTAGCCCTGCGTTTTGGTTTGTATTGCGATTTAGAGTTGCTTTCCTGGAGAAAAGCTATTGAATCCCGGCCGGAAAGCGTTGCGGGGAAGAAGCTATTTTTGAACTGCAATCCCTATCTCGTTGAAAGCCCGAAATTCTTTAAGATCAAATCAATTTTTGAAGAGAACAATATTTCCGCCAAAGACACGGTTTTGGAAATCACAGAACGTTCTGCCATCCATGATTTTGATTCATTTTATGAACGCCTGCGTTTTTATCGTGATTATGGATTTAGCATTGCCATTGATGACGTTGGTTGCGGGTTTGCCAGCTTGGAATCTATTGTCCAAACAAAGCCTAATATCCTAAAGATCGACAGGCGTTTGGTGGAGAATTTGGATCAAGATGCTATCAAAAGAAGCTTGATCAAATTCGTTGTTTCTTTTTGCAAGGAGAACAATATCATTTCACTGGCGGAAGGAATTGAACGTAAATCCGACCTTGATGTTTTGATTGATCTGGGAGTTGATGCCGGGCAAGGGTATTTGCTTTGCCGCCCCATGCCGGAGATCAATATCAATGAAATTTATAAAGATATTTATGTCCGCCTAGGGTTGTCTGTATAA
- a CDS encoding S8 family serine peptidase: MEKKLKKLGITVIALMVFCALFLPSLYAQDAIKVAIIDSGALAYVDGSISFTDYPANIDPLDHGTQIAKLIRKDNPSAKLFMLQVCSKQQGKFVPSREAVFAAIKWAVDNRVDIVNMSLVMRFDEVLEKAITNAAVKHGIIFVAASGNHTMASHFASDASGYVYKAKKDIKPAFPSSCPFVISVGAIDRHGKVAPYSSKDSDVYADGHHQQQEGTSFSCARITAKVVQILSSYPDAQKSAILQLLS, encoded by the coding sequence ATGGAAAAAAAGCTTAAAAAATTAGGAATAACGGTTATCGCGCTGATGGTGTTTTGCGCGCTATTTTTGCCAAGCCTTTACGCGCAGGACGCTATTAAGGTAGCGATCATCGATTCCGGCGCGCTAGCTTACGTGGATGGATCTATAAGCTTTACGGATTATCCTGCCAATATTGACCCCTTGGATCATGGAACGCAAATCGCAAAGTTGATCCGAAAAGACAATCCTAGCGCTAAACTTTTTATGCTTCAGGTTTGTAGTAAACAACAGGGAAAGTTCGTTCCTTCCAGGGAAGCTGTTTTTGCGGCGATCAAATGGGCGGTTGATAATCGTGTTGATATCGTCAATATGTCTTTAGTGATGCGGTTTGATGAAGTTCTTGAAAAGGCTATCACGAATGCGGCGGTTAAACATGGAATTATTTTTGTTGCGGCGAGCGGCAATCATACGATGGCAAGTCATTTTGCGAGTGATGCGAGTGGATATGTTTATAAAGCGAAAAAAGATATAAAGCCCGCTTTTCCTTCTTCCTGTCCTTTTGTTATTTCAGTCGGAGCCATCGATCGCCACGGTAAGGTGGCTCCGTATTCCAGTAAAGATAGCGATGTTTATGCGGACGGTCATCATCAGCAACAAGAAGGAACATCTTTTTCCTGCGCCAGAATTACAGCAAAAGTTGTTCAGATCCTTTCCTCTTATCCGGATGCGCAGAAAAGCGCCATCCTGCAATTACTCTCCTAA
- a CDS encoding CHASE2 domain-containing protein, with amino-acid sequence MFSKPPLLPLHLRNQIWRPVILFFFFVLVVLISNSRILDPYENIFLDLRFKSRPIQPFSDKIVLIELSDDSIQQLGFWPIPRDFHASLIDVLKQSGVRQVMFDLIFTDASQEDDKFYTSIKNAGNVYLPFVLQPDEEKKSNAFVSAQNIVAPLLPRFTSVIAGSGHINSFKDSDGKTRWSPLFIQFQGKNYPQITLRMACDYLGIPFEPISYSGGFISIGNKLKIPTLPNGSMLVNYAGRWQDTFRHYSYVDILAAWQEAQNGEKPRIDLNSLKDSVCFVGLTATGTPDLQAIPFQNNYPLVGLHANVLNSILLDRYIHRAGRTINCIILFVFLLIVLATHFLKKNQPIIALAATVFYSAVFAAVAFGVFIFFGIWIDLFYPLMVTGLAYIGVTIYDLFQEGKKRELLEKELSIAKTIQESFLPLPIEKFHSAQIAAHMTPAKHVGGDFYDMRVLENERIGVLIGDVSGKGVGAALVMAEAISLFRMLVHQIEEPSSLLTRLNEEIVKDSKSNVFITAVYLVFDPRSKKISMSSAGHVAPILFQGAENKIHKVEFSGGMPLGLMSGAEFSQEEVILGKGDEIVLCTDGVLEARNPKKEEFGEERLFSILKKTRLQAAKDVLRAIEGEIKIFAGKARYHDDFTLVVLKEGDG; translated from the coding sequence ATGTTCTCAAAACCTCCACTGCTACCTCTGCATTTACGAAATCAAATTTGGCGCCCCGTTATTTTATTTTTCTTTTTTGTCCTCGTTGTGCTGATTTCTAATAGCCGGATACTTGACCCTTATGAAAACATTTTTTTAGACCTACGTTTTAAATCTCGCCCGATCCAACCGTTCTCCGATAAAATTGTCCTCATTGAATTATCCGACGACAGCATTCAGCAGTTAGGCTTTTGGCCTATTCCGAGGGATTTTCATGCTAGCCTTATCGATGTTTTAAAGCAAAGCGGTGTTAGGCAGGTGATGTTTGATCTTATTTTTACCGACGCGAGCCAAGAGGATGATAAATTCTATACGTCGATAAAAAATGCGGGAAATGTTTATCTTCCGTTTGTTCTTCAGCCTGACGAAGAGAAAAAATCAAATGCTTTTGTAAGTGCTCAAAATATTGTTGCGCCGCTTTTGCCCAGATTTACTTCCGTTATTGCCGGCTCAGGACACATCAATTCTTTTAAAGATAGCGATGGGAAAACCCGCTGGTCGCCTTTATTTATCCAATTTCAAGGTAAGAATTATCCCCAGATCACCTTGCGCATGGCTTGTGATTATCTCGGGATCCCTTTTGAGCCGATCAGCTATTCTGGCGGTTTTATTTCGATTGGTAACAAGCTGAAGATTCCAACGCTTCCCAATGGCTCCATGCTGGTCAATTACGCGGGGCGTTGGCAGGATACATTTCGTCATTATTCTTATGTGGATATTTTGGCCGCCTGGCAAGAAGCACAAAACGGAGAAAAACCGCGCATTGATTTAAACAGCTTGAAAGATTCGGTGTGTTTTGTTGGGTTAACAGCGACGGGAACGCCCGACTTGCAGGCTATTCCTTTTCAGAATAATTATCCGCTGGTCGGTTTGCACGCGAATGTTCTTAATAGTATTTTGCTTGATCGATATATTCATCGCGCCGGGCGAACCATAAACTGTATCATTCTTTTTGTATTTTTACTGATCGTTTTGGCAACACATTTTCTTAAAAAGAATCAGCCGATCATTGCTTTGGCGGCAACTGTATTTTATTCCGCCGTATTTGCGGCGGTTGCGTTCGGTGTTTTTATTTTCTTTGGGATCTGGATCGATCTTTTTTATCCCTTGATGGTCACCGGCCTTGCTTACATCGGCGTAACGATCTATGACTTGTTCCAGGAAGGGAAAAAGCGTGAACTTTTAGAAAAAGAATTATCGATCGCCAAAACGATCCAGGAAAGCTTTTTACCTCTTCCTATTGAGAAATTTCATAGCGCACAGATCGCGGCACATATGACGCCCGCAAAACATGTTGGGGGTGATTTTTATGATATGCGTGTTTTGGAAAATGAGAGGATCGGAGTTTTGATCGGTGATGTGTCCGGTAAAGGCGTCGGTGCGGCCTTGGTCATGGCGGAGGCGATCTCGCTTTTTCGTATGCTTGTCCATCAGATTGAGGAGCCGAGTAGCTTGTTGACTCGGCTAAATGAGGAGATCGTTAAAGATAGCAAATCCAATGTATTTATAACGGCGGTCTATCTGGTTTTTGACCCAAGATCAAAAAAAATCTCTATGTCGAGCGCTGGCCATGTGGCGCCGATCTTGTTTCAGGGGGCGGAGAATAAAATCCATAAAGTTGAATTCTCCGGTGGAATGCCGCTTGGGCTAATGTCCGGGGCGGAATTTTCACAGGAAGAGGTTATTTTGGGTAAAGGGGATGAAATTGTTTTGTGTACGGATGGTGTTTTAGAGGCGCGGAATCCTAAGAAAGAAGAGTTTGGTGAAGAGCGGCTTTTTTCTATTTTGAAGAAAACACGTTTGCAAGCGGCGAAAGATGTTCTGCGGGCAATTGAAGGGGAAATCAAGATTTTTGCCGGCAAGGCGCGTTATCATGATGATTTTACTCTTGTTGTTTTAAAAGAGGGCGATGGATGA
- the rfaD gene encoding ADP-glyceromanno-heptose 6-epimerase: MIVLTGAAGFIGSCILSVLNASGKKDIVIVDELAGDADPKKKNLAGKEFTDFFDKKDFIKLIRDDKVKGNIDCVIHMGACSSTTLQDAQYFEENNFLYSRDLAKWCLKRKVRLIYASSAATYGDGSGGYNDADESTRRCRPLNLYGESKQKFDLWVLDNGVIDKVVGLKFFNVFGPNEYHKGDMQSVVAKAYTRVASEGTMSLFKSYKKEYAHGEQKRDFIYIKDAVDIVMYFLNNSTLHGIYNVGTGKARTWNDLAGALFSSVGKKPNIEYVDMPPGLEQRYQYFTQADMEKLRKTGYKKAMMTLEDSIKDYGKYLSQHAYL; the protein is encoded by the coding sequence GTGATAGTCTTAACGGGTGCGGCAGGATTTATCGGAAGCTGTATTTTGAGCGTGTTAAACGCTTCCGGAAAAAAAGATATCGTGATCGTTGACGAGCTTGCGGGGGATGCCGATCCAAAGAAAAAAAACCTAGCAGGAAAAGAATTTACTGATTTTTTTGACAAAAAAGACTTTATTAAACTTATCAGGGATGATAAGGTAAAAGGGAATATTGATTGCGTGATCCATATGGGCGCGTGCAGCTCAACGACTTTGCAGGACGCCCAGTATTTTGAGGAGAATAACTTTCTCTACTCGCGCGATTTGGCAAAATGGTGCTTAAAAAGAAAGGTCCGCTTGATCTACGCGAGCTCGGCGGCAACTTACGGAGATGGCTCTGGCGGCTATAACGATGCGGATGAGTCAACGCGCCGATGCCGGCCCTTAAATCTTTACGGCGAATCAAAGCAGAAATTTGATCTTTGGGTTTTAGACAACGGCGTGATCGATAAGGTTGTCGGCCTTAAGTTTTTCAATGTTTTCGGGCCCAACGAATATCACAAAGGCGATATGCAAAGTGTTGTTGCTAAGGCCTATACGCGCGTTGCCAGCGAAGGAACAATGTCGCTGTTCAAGTCGTATAAAAAAGAATATGCGCACGGTGAACAAAAACGTGATTTCATTTACATCAAAGATGCTGTTGATATTGTGATGTATTTTCTGAATAATTCGACATTGCACGGTATTTATAATGTCGGAACGGGGAAAGCCCGAACATGGAACGATCTAGCCGGTGCATTGTTTTCATCCGTCGGGAAAAAACCCAATATCGAATATGTTGATATGCCGCCAGGGCTGGAACAAAGGTATCAGTATTTTACTCAAGCGGATATGGAAAAGCTGCGAAAAACAGGCTATAAAAAAGCCATGATGACACTAGAGGATTCCATTAAAGATTACGGGAAATATTTAAGTCAACATGCGTACCTTTAA
- a CDS encoding ABC transporter permease, whose protein sequence is MLKFFEKIGSVVKYWVFVVTDFSKLASDTFFWICVAPFREKPINRLRVFEQMVFMGTRSIIIVFFVTFFTGVVLAMQAAYQLAQVGATVYVSSLVSVSLCRELGPVLTALVIAGRIGAAITAEIGSMKVSEQIEALEVMAINPVRFLVVPKFLALFLMLPCLTIIGDFSGMFGGYLMGVFNLKINSALYIQTTLKFLSLKDIYTGLSKSFVFAAIIALVGCYQGLKTKEGAVGVGQATTLSVVVSFILIILADCILTGIYYFSNL, encoded by the coding sequence ATGTTGAAATTCTTCGAGAAGATTGGAAGTGTTGTAAAGTACTGGGTCTTTGTTGTGACAGATTTCAGTAAGCTTGCCTCAGATACTTTTTTCTGGATCTGCGTGGCGCCTTTTAGAGAAAAGCCCATCAATCGTCTGCGCGTTTTTGAGCAAATGGTTTTTATGGGAACGCGCTCCATCATCATTGTTTTCTTCGTGACATTTTTTACCGGCGTTGTTCTCGCCATGCAGGCGGCCTATCAATTGGCGCAGGTTGGGGCGACGGTCTATGTATCAAGCTTGGTCAGCGTTTCTTTGTGTCGTGAGCTGGGCCCTGTTTTAACCGCGCTTGTGATTGCCGGGCGTATCGGTGCCGCGATCACGGCAGAGATCGGCTCTATGAAGGTTTCCGAGCAAATTGAAGCCTTAGAAGTAATGGCGATCAATCCAGTGCGCTTTTTAGTTGTTCCAAAATTTTTGGCTTTATTCTTAATGTTGCCGTGTTTAACGATCATTGGGGATTTTTCGGGGATGTTTGGCGGATATCTGATGGGTGTTTTTAATCTGAAGATCAATTCAGCGCTGTATATTCAAACGACATTGAAGTTTTTATCGCTCAAAGATATTTACACGGGGCTTTCAAAATCTTTCGTTTTTGCGGCCATTATCGCTTTGGTAGGCTGTTACCAAGGATTGAAAACAAAAGAAGGCGCGGTGGGCGTAGGGCAGGCGACAACATTAAGCGTGGTGGTCAGTTTTATTTTGATCATTTTAGCGGATTGTATTTTAACCGGTATTTATTATTTCTCAAATTTATAA
- a CDS encoding ATP-binding protein — protein sequence MFALKNRHSEHFCFPSDLRKIKDASQKVLSTLDDLKLNKSDLFDIKLCFEEALINGIKHGNKGDIQLNIEAEVIKAEKYLEIIVRDQGSGFDFSHCVDPTKEENLIKTCGRGVFLIHKLMDKVRYEKKGSCVHMIKYLSKKEKSH from the coding sequence ATGTTCGCCTTAAAAAATAGACACAGCGAGCACTTTTGTTTTCCGAGTGATTTAAGGAAGATCAAGGACGCTAGTCAAAAGGTCTTAAGCACGCTTGATGACCTTAAGCTAAACAAATCGGACCTATTTGACATTAAGCTTTGTTTTGAAGAAGCGTTGATCAATGGCATTAAACACGGTAATAAGGGCGATATTCAGTTGAATATTGAGGCGGAAGTTATTAAAGCCGAGAAATATCTTGAGATCATTGTCCGGGATCAGGGCAGTGGTTTTGATTTCTCGCATTGCGTTGATCCTACAAAGGAAGAAAATTTAATAAAAACATGCGGACGCGGTGTTTTTTTGATCCATAAATTAATGGACAAAGTTCGGTACGAAAAAAAGGGAAGCTGTGTCCACATGATCAAATACCTTTCTAAAAAAGAAAAAAGTCATTAA